A genomic segment from Desulfurispirillum indicum S5 encodes:
- a CDS encoding cell division ATP-binding protein FtsE, whose translation MIQFYNVTKSYGDHFELSGVNIRIAKGQFCFLCGPSGAGKTTIINLILGEEHPNQGSVLVNRRNVPDLRGNELARHRRDVGVVFQDYRLIERLNVYDNIALALHICGFTARREIDRRVEAVCKMLGLVKYIHAPVMQLSGGEKQRVAIARALIHNPPVIIADEPTGNLDMKQSIDIFRIFRKICDMGTTVFFATHDNHLVEGSGIPVYRVDNGMISYDVSP comes from the coding sequence ATGATTCAATTTTACAATGTTACGAAAAGTTATGGGGATCACTTTGAACTTTCCGGTGTGAACATACGCATCGCCAAGGGACAGTTCTGCTTTCTCTGTGGTCCCAGTGGCGCGGGGAAAACGACGATTATCAACCTGATCCTGGGCGAAGAGCACCCGAACCAGGGAAGCGTGCTGGTGAACCGCCGTAATGTGCCGGATCTGCGTGGCAATGAGCTGGCCAGGCATCGTCGCGACGTTGGTGTGGTCTTTCAGGACTATCGCCTTATTGAGCGTCTCAATGTTTACGATAACATCGCACTTGCGCTGCATATCTGTGGATTCACCGCTCGCAGGGAAATCGACCGCAGGGTGGAGGCAGTCTGTAAAATGCTGGGCCTGGTGAAGTACATTCACGCGCCTGTGATGCAGCTCTCTGGCGGTGAAAAGCAGCGCGTGGCAATAGCCCGCGCACTTATACACAATCCTCCCGTCATCATTGCCGATGAGCCGACCGGTAACCTTGACATGAAGCAATCCATCGATATCTTTCGTATTTTCAGGAAGATATGCGATATGGGCACCACGGTTTTTTTTGCAACCCACGACAATCACCTGGTGGAAGGCTCCGGCATTCCTGTCTATCGGGTGGATAACGGAATGATCAGCTATGATGTTTCACCTTAA
- a CDS encoding cell division protein FtsX, with protein sequence MLSTPLVTLVAILTISIALTCLILYQTFLHNLRNYIDYRIDGSRIVVYMHGDRDGDLEAFLKRYNLNFRFIDHKEALVIFSQRYPDESDLLSAMEVNPLPQSYLVSMDSHNIQYFRSIINGIKSSGDSVLSVEYSFHEISVLLEALDLTERFRLIIGAFVVFVCAVMVSNTIRISYYKYMDDIRILRILGASSMFIKGPYFLEAFLIGVCSIAIAIGASLYSVYFLASDTSFLTILGSYALHYPTMEQVALNSSIVALLSVIVSMFTLRGAS encoded by the coding sequence ATGCTGTCTACCCCACTGGTGACGCTGGTGGCCATTCTGACTATCTCCATAGCGTTGACCTGCCTGATTCTCTACCAGACTTTTCTTCATAACCTTCGCAATTATATTGACTACCGCATAGACGGCAGTCGGATAGTCGTCTATATGCACGGAGATCGTGATGGGGATCTAGAGGCATTCCTGAAGCGCTATAATCTCAACTTTCGGTTTATTGACCACAAGGAAGCACTGGTAATATTTTCGCAACGGTATCCAGATGAGTCCGATCTGTTGAGCGCCATGGAGGTCAACCCTCTACCCCAGAGCTACCTGGTCAGCATGGATTCCCACAACATTCAGTACTTCCGTTCCATCATCAACGGCATCAAATCCTCTGGTGATTCGGTCCTGTCTGTCGAATACAGTTTCCATGAGATATCCGTTCTGCTTGAAGCCCTGGATCTGACGGAGAGGTTTCGTCTTATCATCGGTGCTTTTGTAGTCTTTGTCTGCGCCGTCATGGTGTCCAACACCATACGCATCTCCTATTACAAATATATGGACGACATCAGGATTCTGCGTATCCTGGGCGCATCCAGCATGTTCATCAAAGGTCCGTACTTCCTTGAGGCCTTTCTCATCGGCGTCTGCAGTATTGCCATTGCCATTGGCGCCTCACTTTACAGTGTCTATTTTCTGGCATCCGATACGTCCTTTCTCACTATACTCGGCAGCTACGCGCTGCACTACCCCACCATGGAACAGGTTGCCTTGAACTCTTCTATTGTGGCCCTGCTCTCTGTCATCGTCAGTATGTTTACCCTGCGTGGAGCCTCCTGA